The Opitutales bacterium nucleotide sequence CTGTGTCGAATGACGGAGATAGGGGGAAGGTCGCTGAGTCGATGAATTCACCGGGTTGTAGGCGCAGGCCATAGAGTCCGCAATATGCCGAAGGCACGCGAATAGAGCCGCCTGTGTCAGTCCCGATAGCGATGGGAAGTAGGCCGCTTCCGACGACCCATGCTGAGCCGCTACTGGAACCGCCACTGAGAAGATTTGGGAAGGTCGGGTGGGGGCAATCGCCGAAGTGGGCATTCTGTCCTGACAACCCATAAGCAAATTCGTTGAGTGTCGTCTTGGCGGCAGGAATGGCGCCGGAATCTATAAAGCGCTGGATGATGTTAGAAGGCTGGTTTTTCGACTTGCGCAATGAAGGCAAGAATTGGCTGCTAGCCGTTGTGGGAGAGCCAGGTAAATCAAACAAGTCTTTGATGCCGAAAGGAATGCCACGCAAGGGACCGTTAGAGACCGCGGCTGCCTCAAAGAATTTTCGAAGCTCTTCCTCCTTTGGAATCCAGCATATTGCAGACGATGGGGCGCGATGGAGAGATCTGTATAAAGTGCGTGCGGCGTGGTCGCTGCCATCTTTAAGGAGAGTTAACCAGTCTGAGAAATTCATGAAAGATTGATCGTCTGTGAAAAGGGATTCACGACTGGGTGAATAAATTATCTTTAAATCGGGACGAGCAGAAATTAATCCCTAGACCGAATCTCACGGCTATTGAAGGCACAAAATATTAAGTACTCATTTGTTACCGCAGTTTACGATTGTCATGATATGACGCGGATCTTTCTGCGTAGTTTCGTGCAGACGGTAGGGTTGCCCCAAGGTAGTTTTGAGATCTTGCTGGTTGATGATTGTAGTCGAGAGTCGGCAGAAATGTTTGTGAAAGAATTTTCAGAATTGCCCATACGCTATTTGCGCAACGATGAGAACTGTGGCTTTGGAGAGTCGAATAATCGAGGGGCGTCAGAGGCCAATGGCGAGTTCCTTATTTTGCTCAACAATGACCTGAAGCTGAAGCCAGGTTGGCTTGAGCCGATGCTAGGTGTCTTCGATAATGCAGAGCATCGCGCGGGCGCTGTGGGGAACATACAGATAAATACCCGGACGCGCTTAATCGATCATGCTGGCGTGGCCTTTGGGTCTGATGGCGTCCCGTTCCACGCGCGAAAAAATCGCTTAATGTACCCCAAGGGAAACATCGCGGAATGGCCTGCCGTTACAGCCGCTTGTATGTTGATCCGTCGGACAGTGTTTTGGGAAGTCGGTGGTTTTGATACTGCTTATCGCAACGGATCGGAAGATATAGATCTCTGTATGCGGCTGCGTGTAGCGGGATATCACAATTACGTGTCAAATAGCAGCCGCGTGTATCACCATATAAGCAGCTCTCCTGGACGTCATGAGTTCAATGAACAAAATCTAGAGATTTTTATGGAGCGCTGGCGTCGGGAGGGGGAGGCGCTTGGATCGGAGATGTGGCCGAGGGAATACCTATTCCGTTATGCACGTCACTGGTGGAAGCTGTCTCCCATTAAATTTTTCCAGGCCTGTGTTTTGCTCTGTTTTCGTCGAACGAAGTTGGGTTCGTAATTTTCCAGAGAATGGCTCACCTGTAATACCATGGGACTCCTATCGTCACTTGTCCGGGGACAACAAAACCCGATTTTAAAGCGCATCCAGAAAGATCAGCTTACCAAGTTGCGTCTGAAATATGATCCCTATTACCGGGTGTTTGATGACCAGCAGGGGTCGCGTGTATTTCATAAAGGTAAAGAGCTCGTGATGCTGGCCAGCAACGATTACCTGGGTCTAAGCGAGCACCCGAAGGTGATTGAAGCGGGTCACCGTGCTTTGGATAAATGGGGAAGTAGCACAACTGGGGCACGTGTGTGTAACGGAAGTCGTTCCTACCATGTCGAGCTAGAGGAGGCTTTAGCGGAGTTTTTGGGTAAAGAGGCCTGTCATGTTCACTCTGCTGGGTATTTGTCATGCGCTTCATCCATTCAGCCCTTTGCTGGGCGTGGAGATGTTATATTGGTCGATAAGAACGTTCATTCCTCGCTGTGGAGTGGTATCATGCTCTCAGGAGCTCGCTATGAAAAGTTTTCCCATAATAACCCAGAAAGCCTAAAGGAGGCCCTCACTTATGAGAAGCCCGAGACACCGAAGTTACTGATTTTCGAGGGCGTCTATTCCATGGAAGGTCATCGAGCTCCGGTCGATGCCTTTGCTCAGGTCGCGGAGGAACATCAACTGTTCTCGATTATGGACGATGCTCATGGCTTCGGCGTGATGGGACCAGGGGGGCGCGGTACGGCTCATCACTTTGGCGTGTCCGACAAAATTGACATTCTCTGCGGTAGTTTCTCTAAGGCACTTTCCAGTTTGGGCGGCTTCGTGGCTGGTAGTCGCGAAGCGATCGATTACTTGCGGACCCATTCAAAACAAACCCTCTTCAGTGCTGCGCTCAGCCCTGTGCAGGCCGCTTGCGCTCTGGCAGCTCTTGAGATATTAAAAACAGACCCCGAGCCGCTGGAGCGTCTATGGGATAATACGCGCTGGTATCGCGGCCTGCTAGAAGACTTAGAAATTGATACTTGGGGCAGCGAGTCGCCCGCGATCCCCGTTGTATTGGGATCAAAGGAACGAACATTCTTCTTCGAGCGCACCCTCTACGAAAACGGTGTGTTCGGATTAATCACCCTGGCTCCAGCGGTGCCCCCAGGCAAGGACCTGATCCGTACATCTATTTCAGCCCGGCATACAGCAGATGACCGTGCGGTAATCGAAAAGGCCTTCCGCAAGGCTGCTAAGAAGAAGTAAGTATACGTGGGTATATACTTGATTATCTTTACGGGGAAAACATATTTAACGTATGCCGCAGTTGAACCTCTATCTCGATCCAGAAACTCAAAAACGAGCAAAGGAAGCAGCGAGTCGTAGTGGACTGTCGCTCTCGGGTTGGGTGCGGAACCAGATCTCAGAGGTGCTTGATTCAGATACCAAATGGCCCGATGGGTATGCAGGACTATTTGGTTCGTTGAAACACCTTGAAGTGGATTCGATCAGACAAGATGCTAAGACAGTGGATATCCCAAGGGAACCGTTGTGAAATTTTGCCTCGATACTAACACAATTATATATGCCCTTAATGGGAGGTATCCGGTCGTTCGTAGACGCATGCTCAGTCTGGAACCTGGACAGATCTTCGTTCCTGAGATTGTGCGAGCCGAGCTCTTATTTGGAGCGTTGAAGAGTAATAACCCCAAAGAGACTACCGAGCGTGTAAATTCTTTTTTGCGTCCGCTCAATTTTTTGGCTTTTCAGGATGAAGTCGTTTCGGCTTATGCCCGGATCAGACACGAACTCGAAAAAATCGGAATGCCCATTGGACCTAATGATCTATTGATTGCAGCAACAGCTTTGGCCCATGATCTGATCTTAGTGACACACAATGTCCGTGAGTTTAGCCGAGTGAGCGGACTAGAAACCGAAGATTGGTGTCAGTAAATCAGTCGTTAGTCGATTGCTTTGATTTGCAGATGTTGAGAAGGCCTTCCTCAAGGCAGCTAAGAAGAAGTAAATTAGAGCTGGTTTGGTTTCAGAAATCCTGATGCTTTTGTCAGAATTATGACTGAATCCGAACATTCCCTTCCCACGCCCTTGCAAGTTTACCCCAACGTATATTATACAGAACAACGGGCTGACAGACAAAATTTTGACCTTTACAGTCCACTTGATTCTGAAGGACCGAGGCCCATCATTCTTTGAATACACGGTGGAGGGTGGCAAAGGGGCGATAAGGGTGCGTTGAATGATAAGATTCAGTATGTTGAAGCAGGTTTCAGTTTCGCGCGTCTCAACTATCGCTACGCTACGGAAGCCCCCTACCCAGCGCAACTCGATGACGTAAAGGCAGCTCTGCTCCTAATTTGTGAAGAGGCTGAATACTTTAACATAGATAAAAATAATATATTTCTCGCGGGCCATTCGGCTGGGGCACACCTTGCGGCATGTTTAGGACATGCCATGGTGGATAGTGCTTTTCCCGTTTCCGCTATCGCTTGCGATGCGGGTCCAATGAATTTTATTTCCTTGTGGGAGTACCGGCTTCTCAGGCTCAACGGTAATCCAGGAGGCATGGAGATATTACTCGGCCATTCCGTTGATGCAGATCCTGAGTCTGCAAAGCGAGCGAGTCCTTATCACCTCATCACGGATCGTTCGCCCGCTCACTTTTTATCCTATGGATCGGAGGACGTGGTCGTTCCACCACAACAAGGCGAAATTTACGCAGAAGCTTTAGATCAAGCGGGTATCGACGCCTCGCTAACAATTTACGAGGGTGCGGGTCATGGATCGCCTTGTTTTTTTGATTCGAGCCACAATGAGGCGGTAATTGAATTCTTCACAAAGCATTTGAGCTGACTCCACGGTTGCGAGGTGCCCTCATTTAGTGCTCCCCTAAATCAGGTCTGGAGAGGATCTAAACGGATGTTTGCCTTCTCACAACAACGTGAGGTTTTTAGGTGAGATTGGCTTGGCTCCCGCAACGCCCCCAGGGAAGGACTTGATCCGCACTTCTATTTCTGCCCGGCATACGGCCGAGGATCGTGTGGTAATAGAAAAGGCCTTCCGCAAGGCGGCTAAGAAGAAGTAGATTAGAGCTGGTTTGGGTTCAGAAATCCTGATGTGCTGATCAGAATGATGACTGATTCCGAACCTTCCCTCCCCAAGCCTTTGCAGGTATTCCCTAATGTATATTATACGGATCAACGGGCCAAGAGACAGAATTTCGACCTTTACAGCCCACGTGATCCTGAAGGACCGAGCCCCATCATTCTCTGGATACACGGTGGAGCGTGGCAAAAAGGCGATAAAGGTGCGCTGAATGATAAGATCCAATTCGTTGAAGCAGGTTTCAGTTTCGCGCGCCTCAACTATCGCTACGCTACGGAAGCCCCCTACCCAGCGCAACTCGATGATGCGAAGGCAGCTCTACTGCTTATTTGCGAAGAGGCTGAGTATTTTAACATAGATACAAACAACATATTTCTTGGCGGTCATTCGGCAGGGGCACACCTTGCGGCATGTTTAGGACATGCGATGGCCGACACCCAGTTTCCCGTCTCTGCCATCGCTTTCAACGCGGGCCCGGTAGAATTTTTCTCTTTGAGTGAATACCGACGAGCTAGAGACAAAGAAAATGGAGGAGCCTTGGAAATATTACTCGGCCATACCGTTGATGCAGATCCTGAGTCTGCAAAGCGAGCGAGTCCTTATCACCTCATCACGGATCGTTCGCCCGCTCACTTTATAGCCTTCGGGGCTGAGGACGTGGTCGTTCCACCACAACAGGGCGAAATCTACGCAGAAGCTTTAGGTAAGGCGGGTGTCGATGCCTCACTAACAATTTATGAGGGTGCGGGTCACGTATCACCCTGTTTCTCTGATCCGAGTCACAATGAGGCGATAATTCAATTCTTCACAAAGCATTTGAGCTGACTCCACTGTTGCGAGCTGTGCCCTCGTTTAGTGCGTCCCAAAATCAGGCCTGGAATTAGAGATGCTGTTAGAATTCAAAAACATAGGCTACACACGGGGAGGGCGTGATATATTGAAAGGGGGTCACCTGGTCACTCCGTGAACGCGCGCACGCGGTGCTTCTCGGTCCCAATGGGTCGGGCAAGACGACGCTACTCTCGATGCTCAATGGCATGGCTGCTCCTTCGCGGGGAAGTCTGATCTGTTTTGGGCAAAAGTATGGGCAGTCGAATTGGAATCGGGTAAAAGAGCAGATCGGAATGGTGAGTGCCCGGGTGCATCATTTTATTGAGCCCAATCAACCCGTGAAGTGGGTGGTGCTCAGTGGTCGCTATGCACAGATAAACTTCTGGGGTGAAGAGCGGCGGGATGAATTAGAAGAAGTGCGTGAGCTTTTGGAAGCTTGGGGGATCGACGGGTATGGAGATGAGCCGTTTGGCCAAATATCACAAGGTGAGCGTCAGCGCTGTTTGATCTGCCGGGCACTCATGGCCAAACCAAGACTCCTTATCTTAGACGAACCGTGCGCTGGATTGGATCCCGTGGCTCGGGAACACTTTTTGAAGGATATTGATGCTTTGGCAAAGGATATAAAGGGGCCAACACTGTTGTTGGTAACTCACCACGTGGAGGAGATTCGAGGGTGTTTTCAGCAGGCGCTTCTGCTCAGCAAGGGGAGACAAATCGCAGCTGGGCCCATTGGAGAGACGGTGACCTCTGCCCCATTGAGCGAGATGTTTGGGCAATCCGTCGAAGTTGAGGGTGTTGCCGGAAACTTAAGGCTGAATGTCGGATGATTGTTTTGACTGCTGTGATATATAGCGAATAGATAGGCATTAGGAGGCTCATTATGATAGACATTTTAAAACGAGGACTACTCGCCGGCATCGGCGCAACTGTGACTACAAAAGAACGCGTGGAAGCCGCGCTCGATGAGTTTGTTGCCAAAGGCAAACTCTCCGCTGAAGAGGCCAAAGCCGCTACGGACAAGATCATCGCAGAGGGTAAAGAGGAATTCGAAAACCAGCGTAATGCCTGGGACGAATTCACTGCTGAGCTCATCAAAAAGGCTAATTTTGCGACACAGGACGACATCCGTAGTCTTGAAGAAAAGATCGAAGCGCTTGAGGCAAAGCTCAAGGAGCCCGAACCGGCAGCAGCTGAGTAGATTAATACTCAGCGTATTGTTGAGCATTTCGCTTGAAGCCTTTTGAAATCTTTTCCAACGCGGTCCGCGCGCAGGAGATTGTGTCGGTGCTTGTCCGGCACGGTTTTGGAGATTTGTTGAGCCAGCTCGGGATTCCCCGTGACTGGCTCAATCATTTTGTGCCCGAGAACATTCGTGCACTCAATGCCTGGCAGCGCATGCGTGTCGCTTGCGAGGCACTGGGTCCGACGTTTGTGAAGTTTGGTCAGGTTCTCAGTACGCGTCCGGACCTATTGCCGGAGCCGATGGTCGAGGAGTTTCGGGAATTGAGGAGTCACGTGTCTGCCTTGCCGTGGGAAAAGATGGAACCGATTCTAGGCAATGAGTTGGGTGAATCGCTTGATGTGATTTTCTCACGCTTCGATAAGGATCCATTGGCGTGCGGATCTATCGGTCAGGTGTATCGCGCTCAGCTCGCATCGAGTGGAGAAGAAGTCGTTGTAAAAGTCCAGCGCCCCGGCATCCGCAAGGCGGTCGCGGCAGATTTGGAAATTCTAGGCTGGCTGGCAAAGCAACTCGATGAGCGTGTGAAGGCTCTCAGGCCCTATGGGTTGCCCGATGTGATTGAAGCGACAAGACGGAGTATCTTTCAAGAGTTGGACTTCTCCATCGAGGCGCGTAATGCCATGCTCTTCAACAAGATGAATCCGCGCCCAGACAAGGTGTTCGCTCCGGTGGTCATCGAAGAGATCTCCAATTCACATGTAATGGTGAGTGAATATGTGGAGGGGGTGGAGCCCGGTCGCGACGCTGGGGATCGCGGCGCCCGCATGGCGTGGGCCCGCGCTGGGGTAGAATCGATCTTCAGCCAGATTATGATCGAAGGGTTCTTTCACGCCGATCCTCACTCTGGAAATATCATCATCAGCAAAGACGGTCGCGTGTGCTTTGTAGATTGGGGAATTGTCGGTCTATTGACACGTGAAATGCGGTTTTTTCTAGCCGATTTTTTCGATGCAGTTTCGAGCCTAAATGCTGAAAAAGTGGTGCATGGCGTCATGCTGATGTCTCTGTCAAAAAAGCGCATCGAGACAGAACCGATGGAACAATCCATCATGTTTATCCTGCGACAGTATCAGACTCGTATCGAGCGTAACGAAGACTGGGGTCAGCTGCTGGTCGAACTCTTCTATACGGTCCGGGCACATGGTGTCATTCTTGCCCGCGATTATACACTGTTGGCGAAGGCAATCATTTCCATTGAAGATGTAGGAAGGGGGCTGAGTTCCTCATTCGATATTCGCGAGGTTGCCGAGCCATATATGAAAAAGCTGGCATGGGAGCGCTGGAACCCAGCGAATCTCGTACGCCATACGGTGTGGTCTTTCCAGACACAATTAAGTCGACTGCGCGAGATTCCCGGAGATCTCCAAAGGTTATTTGCGCGACTCGAAGACGGAGATGTAAAGATCCAGATGGAGCATCGTGGATTAGAGGATGCGGGACGGGGATTTCAGGACGCTATAAATCGTCTCGTAATAGGGTTGATTATCGCGGCCCTCATTATTGGCGCTGGCGAGATAATCGGAAATACCATGGAACCCGGCGATAGTATCTTTCAATATCCGACTGTTCTTGGTACCGCCTGTTATGGCGTCGCAATGGTGCTCATGGTCTGGCTTGTTTTCGATGTTTTTCGGTCGCGGTGAACGTGTGCAAATATTCTCGAAATGGTTCACTGGATGCGCTCTAGGGCGGCCCGGATAGCAGTATCAGCAGATTGAAATTGAGGAATCCCATGTGCCTCCAGAAATGCTGGCCAATCGGGATCTTCCGAGTCTCCAGCTCCACCACGCACGGCGATGACATTGATCTTCGCATGCATGCCGGCCTCCATATCGCTCCGGCTATCACCGATCATGACACAGCGTTCTACATCGAGACGATGGAGCTGGATCATCTCCAAGATATAGCGTGGCGACGGTTTTCTGTAGACTGGCTGCTCAGCGGAAGATTCGGTGCAAATCTTTGTGCCGTCGAATGGTTTTTCTAAATTTAGTAAGCTGAACATTCTGTCGTTGCACGCGATAGCGTCTTCAAGTGTGAAATAGCCTCGTGATACGCCCGACTGATTAGTGTGCAAAAACAGTCTTACGCCTGCATATTGTGCTGATTGCAGAGCGCTTCTTACACCAGAAAAAAGGCGGACTTTTTTAGGGTCATGTAGATAGCGAATGTGCTCGATGAGCGTACCATCGCGGTCAAGAAACAAAGCCGCTGGCTGATCAAAGGAGTCGCTTTCTCCCTCAAGGTGTTGCTTATACAGTTGATCCATCTAGTCCAGGCCTTGAATCATGCTCGAAAGAGAACGCAGGGTTCAACCTCGATATCACACCACGCCTCATATGACCTCAGAAAAACATGTCCAGGAAATGGAATCGGCTCATCCGCAACTTCGCGTTGTACGCGATAGCTTAATGGAGGCCATCCAGGCATTGATCGATACTTATGAGGCTGGGAAGAAACTCTTGCTTTGTGGTAATGGGGGAAGTGCTGCTGACGCAGATCATTTCGCCGCTGAGTTGCTGAAAGGGTTTGCGATGCCGCGGAGACTGCGCAGCTCTGAGCGCGACCGTCTCACCGCTGAAGTTGCTGAAAATCTACAAAACGCCCTGCCTGCGATCCCGCTTTCTGGCTTTTCTGCCTTCAATTCAGCGTTTTTGAACGACTGCGACGCTCGCTTTGCCTTCGGCCAATTGGTGTGGGGACTGGGCAGTCCCGGAGACGCACTCGTAGGATTGAGTACTTCGGGGGCATCCGTTAACGTTATCCGGGCGTTTGAGGTAGCTCGGGCCAAGGAGATGAAGACCATCGCACTCACCGGCGAAGGCGGCGGGGCATTGGCTGAAATCGCCGATGTATGTATTTCTGTTCCTTCAACAGGGACTCATCGTGTGCAGGAGTTTCATCTGCCGGTCTATCACACCATTTGTCTGTGCTTAGAAGAGCACTTTTTTGGGTGAATTTGTTGAATAGGCATTCACCTTGAAAAGAGCCTTCTTTTTAATCCATCCATTCCAGAGGATGGCATTTCTTGGGGTCTGGATCACACGCTTCGGCAAAATAAACTGCCATACGTAAAAAACCGATGCGATCTTTTGGCACTTCGGGTCGAAGCTTGCGCAGGTCTTCAAATAGAATCTCCGGCGAGCGTCCCTCGAGGTCGAAAATATCGTTAAGGCCCAGGTCAATGAGGTCCCGAGCCACCTGAACTTTCATCCGTGGTATACGCATGAACGGGGAGTTGAGCGCTTCGCGGTCGACCTTCCGTTTGGGTTGTTCGAAGAGATCCAAGTCTGTACTGGTTTAAAGAGTCTTATCTGGGCCTTAGAGGAAATGGGACCAGAAAACCAATCCGATCAACAGTGTCAAAGCGCACCCGGTTATTCCTACCAGTAAACCGATTTTCATCAGGGTACGGCCCTCGACCAAGCCACTGCTCATCGCGATGGCGTTGGGGGGTGTGGAAATCGGCAGGAGCATTGAGAAACTGACGGCAATGCTGATGGATATTGCAGCCAGCACGGAGTCAAATCCTTCGCCTGCCGCCCCGGTCACACCCATCGTCAGTGCCATAGGGACTAGCATTGTCGCAGCAACTGTATTGGAGATAAGGTTAGACATGACGTAGGCAACGAGAATGAGGGAGGCGATAACAAGGATGGGACCCATCGATGACCAATTAACTAAAGCGATGAGCCAAGATGCACCGCCCAAATCCATAGTGAGTCCGAGCGATATGCCTCCGGCCACGAGCCATAAGACCTCCCAGGAGAATTTCTTGATATCGTTGCGGTCTATGGTGCCGAATATGGACATAAAGGTGACCGGGATAAAGGCAACGATGGATGAATGGATTCCATGCCAAGAATCACTCATCCAAAAAAAATAGTGAGGCAAAATATTACATAAGTCGCAAGCGCTTTTGGGGAGCGGTCCCAGCCACCACTCATGTCGATACGCAACTGCTCCGTCTGCGTGCGGAACATCCAGAGCAGTCCGCGCCATGCGATGACAATCATAACGACGGCCAGCGGGGTCATAAAGAGCATCCATTGAGAGAATGATATGCTTATCCCTGCACTGTTAAGAGCGCTTAGTGCCACTGCATTGGGGGGCGATCCGATAGGCGTAGCAATGCCGCCAATATTAGCCCCGCAAGGGATGGCTAGGATCAGTGAATGACGCAGTGGATCATCTTTTTTCAGCAATGCCGTGAGCGGGATAACTACGGTGATCATCATCGCCGCTGTCGCCGTGTTGCTCATGAATGAACTGAGGAGAGCTGTAATGCTCATTAAACCTAGAATAATATGTGCTGGTTTGTTGCCAACGACACTCAGAATCATGCGAGTGATGTTTTGATCGAGTCGGTATTTAACTGCGGCGGCGGCCAAGAAAAAACCGCCAAGAAATAACATCAAAATTGGGCTAGCCAGCGAGTTGAAGAAAGTGGAATAGGGGATGCCGTCGTAAGTGAGTTTCCAATCATCTGCATCCACCGCTATGCCCGTCTCACCACTGTAAGACTGCAAATCTTCGAGCGGCACTTGTATCCATTCATTGTTGTTCCACACCCAGGCCTGTGAATCCTCCAATGCGGTATCCGGGCCCAACCAAACGCCATCGGTGTAAGCTTGATCCAGCCGTAGCTGTTCTACCCGTGTATTCGAAATAATCGGGCTCTCGTCGGAAAGTAATACGATCTGCAGGAAGATGACTAGAAGCGACGTCGCCCAGATTGGGACGCACTCGAAGATCCAAAATATGGCAGCAATACCGAAAATGCCCAAACCCA carries:
- a CDS encoding glycosyltransferase translates to MTRIFLRSFVQTVGLPQGSFEILLVDDCSRESAEMFVKEFSELPIRYLRNDENCGFGESNNRGASEANGEFLILLNNDLKLKPGWLEPMLGVFDNAEHRAGAVGNIQINTRTRLIDHAGVAFGSDGVPFHARKNRLMYPKGNIAEWPAVTAACMLIRRTVFWEVGGFDTAYRNGSEDIDLCMRLRVAGYHNYVSNSSRVYHHISSSPGRHEFNEQNLEIFMERWRREGEALGSEMWPREYLFRYARHWWKLSPIKFFQACVLLCFRRTKLGS
- a CDS encoding HAD-IIIA family hydrolase, which gives rise to MDQLYKQHLEGESDSFDQPAALFLDRDGTLIEHIRYLHDPKKVRLFSGVRSALQSAQYAGVRLFLHTNQSGVSRGYFTLEDAIACNDRMFSLLNLEKPFDGTKICTESSAEQPVYRKPSPRYILEMIQLHRLDVERCVMIGDSRSDMEAGMHAKINVIAVRGGAGDSEDPDWPAFLEAHGIPQFQSADTAIRAALERIQ
- a CDS encoding aminotransferase class I/II-fold pyridoxal phosphate-dependent enzyme, coding for MGLLSSLVRGQQNPILKRIQKDQLTKLRLKYDPYYRVFDDQQGSRVFHKGKELVMLASNDYLGLSEHPKVIEAGHRALDKWGSSTTGARVCNGSRSYHVELEEALAEFLGKEACHVHSAGYLSCASSIQPFAGRGDVILVDKNVHSSLWSGIMLSGARYEKFSHNNPESLKEALTYEKPETPKLLIFEGVYSMEGHRAPVDAFAQVAEEHQLFSIMDDAHGFGVMGPGGRGTAHHFGVSDKIDILCGSFSKALSSLGGFVAGSREAIDYLRTHSKQTLFSAALSPVQAACALAALEILKTDPEPLERLWDNTRWYRGLLEDLEIDTWGSESPAIPVVLGSKERTFFFERTLYENGVFGLITLAPAVPPGKDLIRTSISARHTADDRAVIEKAFRKAAKKK
- a CDS encoding ATP-binding cassette domain-containing protein, translating into MLLGPNGSGKTTLLSMLNGMAAPSRGSLICFGQKYGQSNWNRVKEQIGMVSARVHHFIEPNQPVKWVVLSGRYAQINFWGEERRDELEEVRELLEAWGIDGYGDEPFGQISQGERQRCLICRALMAKPRLLILDEPCAGLDPVAREHFLKDIDALAKDIKGPTLLLVTHHVEEIRGCFQQALLLSKGRQIAAGPIGETVTSAPLSEMFGQSVEVEGVAGNLRLNVG
- a CDS encoding toxin-antitoxin system, antitoxin component; this translates as MPQLNLYLDPETQKRAKEAASRSGLSLSGWVRNQISEVLDSDTKWPDGYAGLFGSLKHLEVDSIRQDAKTVDIPREPL
- a CDS encoding type II toxin-antitoxin system VapC family toxin; amino-acid sequence: MKFCLDTNTIIYALNGRYPVVRRRMLSLEPGQIFVPEIVRAELLFGALKSNNPKETTERVNSFLRPLNFLAFQDEVVSAYARIRHELEKIGMPIGPNDLLIAATALAHDLILVTHNVREFSRVSGLETEDWCQ
- a CDS encoding anion permease produces the protein MSDSWHGIHSSIVAFIPVTFMSIFGTIDRNDIKKFSWEVLWLVAGGISLGLTMDLGGASWLIALVNWSSMGPILVIASLILVAYVMSNLISNTVAATMLVPMALTMGVTGAAGEGFDSVLAAISISIAVSFSMLLPISTPPNAIAMSSGLVEGRTLMKIGLLVGITGCALTLLIGLVFWSHFL
- a CDS encoding alpha/beta hydrolase, with translation MMTDSEPSLPKPLQVFPNVYYTDQRAKRQNFDLYSPRDPEGPSPIILWIHGGAWQKGDKGALNDKIQFVEAGFSFARLNYRYATEAPYPAQLDDAKAALLLICEEAEYFNIDTNNIFLGGHSAGAHLAACLGHAMADTQFPVSAIAFNAGPVEFFSLSEYRRARDKENGGALEILLGHTVDADPESAKRASPYHLITDRSPAHFIAFGAEDVVVPPQQGEIYAEALGKAGVDASLTIYEGAGHVSPCFSDPSHNEAIIQFFTKHLS
- a CDS encoding alpha/beta hydrolase, which codes for MNDKIQYVEAGFSFARLNYRYATEAPYPAQLDDVKAALLLICEEAEYFNIDKNNIFLAGHSAGAHLAACLGHAMVDSAFPVSAIACDAGPMNFISLWEYRLLRLNGNPGGMEILLGHSVDADPESAKRASPYHLITDRSPAHFLSYGSEDVVVPPQQGEIYAEALDQAGIDASLTIYEGAGHGSPCFFDSSHNEAVIEFFTKHLS
- a CDS encoding anion permease: MSKAKITGLILGLIALIAPFLFPMESLWFPGAVGLGIFGIAAIFWIFECVPIWATSLLVIFLQIVLLSDESPIISNTRVEQLRLDQAYTDGVWLGPDTALEDSQAWVWNNNEWIQVPLEDLQSYSGETGIAVDADDWKLTYDGIPYSTFFNSLASPILMLFLGGFFLAAAAVKYRLDQNITRMILSVVGNKPAHIILGLMSITALLSSFMSNTATAAMMITVVIPLTALLKKDDPLRHSLILAIPCGANIGGIATPIGSPPNAVALSALNSAGISISFSQWMLFMTPLAVVMIVIAWRGLLWMFRTQTEQLRIDMSGGWDRSPKALATYVIFCLTIFFG
- a CDS encoding AarF/ABC1/UbiB kinase family protein is translated as MKPFEIFSNAVRAQEIVSVLVRHGFGDLLSQLGIPRDWLNHFVPENIRALNAWQRMRVACEALGPTFVKFGQVLSTRPDLLPEPMVEEFRELRSHVSALPWEKMEPILGNELGESLDVIFSRFDKDPLACGSIGQVYRAQLASSGEEVVVKVQRPGIRKAVAADLEILGWLAKQLDERVKALRPYGLPDVIEATRRSIFQELDFSIEARNAMLFNKMNPRPDKVFAPVVIEEISNSHVMVSEYVEGVEPGRDAGDRGARMAWARAGVESIFSQIMIEGFFHADPHSGNIIISKDGRVCFVDWGIVGLLTREMRFFLADFFDAVSSLNAEKVVHGVMLMSLSKKRIETEPMEQSIMFILRQYQTRIERNEDWGQLLVELFYTVRAHGVILARDYTLLAKAIISIEDVGRGLSSSFDIREVAEPYMKKLAWERWNPANLVRHTVWSFQTQLSRLREIPGDLQRLFARLEDGDVKIQMEHRGLEDAGRGFQDAINRLVIGLIIAALIIGAGEIIGNTMEPGDSIFQYPTVLGTACYGVAMVLMVWLVFDVFRSR
- a CDS encoding SIS domain-containing protein, with amino-acid sequence MESAHPQLRVVRDSLMEAIQALIDTYEAGKKLLLCGNGGSAADADHFAAELLKGFAMPRRLRSSERDRLTAEVAENLQNALPAIPLSGFSAFNSAFLNDCDARFAFGQLVWGLGSPGDALVGLSTSGASVNVIRAFEVARAKEMKTIALTGEGGGALAEIADVCISVPSTGTHRVQEFHLPVYHTICLCLEEHFFG